The window AGAGGAGATGTCAGGCCACTGGCAGGCCACAAAACATGGCTTATGGACTCTGCTCAGCATGCTGAAGATTAAAGAAAGCTATTCTAAACAATATGATTTCCCAGCATCAGTGAACTCCCACAATGTTCATTCTGTCCTTAAAATGCAACTTGGGCATGTCAGTTTATACAAGCAAAAGAAAAGGACCTGCAAACATTGGCAGCACCCAAGTGGAGCAACATCCCAATAAATACTAATTTTAAAGATGCAAAAGGAACTTGCAAGGACAGATCCTTATTGGGAAGCTGTAATATGGAAAGCAGACCCTGGTACCAAttctgatttgatacaagaaTTCCTGACCAAATAACTATTTGACTAAGCAATGTTTATGTATTTTAGCACTGTCCAGgcataaaaaaaccttttctaTTTCTGCCTGTTTTAACCATGCTACAGacctgattgctcactggaaagacagatcctgaagctgaggctccaatactttggccacctcctgagaagaaaagattccctggaaaagaccctgatgttgggaaagactgagggcacaaggagaagggaacgacagaggatgagatggttggacagtgttctcgaagctaccacgcgagtctgaccgaactgcgggaggcagtggaagacaggagtgcctggcgtgctctggtccataggatcacaaagagttggacacgactaaacaacaacaacacagttgtaAAACAATTTCAGCATGTCCGCTTACCAGTATGTGTTTGCTGCTCAGAGACCATTGAAAGTAGTTTCTGTTGTTCTTCCATTAGCCTTTGAATTTGCTCCATTTGATGCCTTTTCAGCTGTTCCTGCTTATGCTGTTGCAGTCCTTTGAGCTATGAAGCCAAATACATTATTAGAGCTCGCATATTAGAGCAATTAATCTAATCTTTATTTGTAAGAAAATAGTTTAGACACATCAGAATACACTAAAGTGACCACAATTTACACTAGTGCCCAAGTCCAACAAGTGCCATTTGGACTTTACAATTACATATTAGTACACAACTagacaatgacaaacctagacagcatcttaaaaagcagagacatcaccttgccgacaaaggtctgtattagttaaagctatggtttccccagtagtgatgtatgaaagtgagagctggaccataaagaaggctgatcgccgtagaattgatgcttttgaattatggtgctggaggagattcttgagagtcccatggactacaagaagatcaaacctatccattcttaaggaaatcagccctgagtgctcactggaaggacagatcctgaagctgaggctccaatactttggccacctcatgagaagagaaaacaccctggaaaagaccctgatgttgggaaacatgaaggggacgacagaggacaagatggttggacagtgttctcgatctaccaacatgagtctgaccaaactgcgggaggcagtggaagacaggagtgcctggcgtgctctggtccatggggtcactaagagtcagacacgactaaacaactaaacaacaacaacacaactagAATTAAAATAGACAAATAGGCATTGCAATACCATACCGAAATCCAAGCCTAAATTTATCAGCAAAGCCTACCAGTCTCAAGCAAAAGAACATTGTTTCATGAATGTACCTGCCAAAGAATAAGCTAAACTGCCTCCTTAACAAAGCCAGAATATAGTAGTGAATAGCACAACTGCAACCATCATAGTTTCATAGGGTTCAGTATGCAAGTTCAGCTTATTGGGTCACAAATTGTGCAGCATTGACTTGAGAAAATACTGCTTTTTTctagacaaaataaataataggtgtaaatagtggcactttttttttttacctgctcaAGCTTTTGAAGAAGTAGATCAGTGCAACATTCTTCATCTGGACCATCCAGCTGATCACATTCAGTATCACTTTGCAGGGCTACCCACTGACCTGGAGTATCTTTAACAATTAGCATCTGCTCCTCCTTAGCTAATGAAATTGGAGGAAGTGTTTTGGGTATGTCCAACTTGTCCCCACAAGGGCTGCTCAATGCTACGGCTTGCTCTATTTGTAGAGATTTTTCACTTAGAGAAATGCTGCTTGAACTGTGTAGTGAATTACTTGAAATACCTGGTGAGGCATTGTCAATACTGAGTGCTCTAGTGGTTTTCAAACTATGGAAAGCAGGATTTAATATAACTCCAGCACGGGAAGCATTAGACATCCAGTGTGCGACCAAGTTTTCTTCCCAATTCAAATCTGTAGAGGTGGCCATCTGGGAAATAATTATTGTAGTCCAACCTTAACTAATCTATATCGCTAGCCAAGGTCTTTGATATCCAACTTCAGTACCTGTACAATAAAACAAAGATTTATCAAGTGGATACACAGAATCCATCATTCTTTGCATGACAGTGTTCACTTAGAGTCCAGATAGAACCAGCCTGGTCCTTCAGTCTTGGTTACATGAAATATGGGGCAGTCTAGGCAATCGTTAATTTGTATTATAACATTAATTCATATTATAACAGGAAATAAAACTTAACAAAAAATCAAGACTAATACTACTCATTCAACTCAGAGACACCATTAAGAAAGATTAAGAAGTTTTACATTTGACTTAAAAAATCTCAACTACCGGTAAGTATCCTGAAACAATCTCAGTGGTTTCGGGAATATCATCCCTAATCAGATATTGGATTACAGAGAATAAAACTATATAACATAGataaccatataacactggtcctaaatgatcttcactggctcctagtacatttctgctcacaattcaaagtgttggtgctgacctttaaaactctAAACGGCctgggcccagtatacctgaaggagcatctccaccccccatcatttagcctggaaactgaggtcctcctctgaagGTCTGCTGGTTCCCTCAATGCGCAAAGTGTAACACCCTCTCTTCAGGTGTCAAAGAGATTAAGAAGttcacaacttttagaagacatctgatgtttttaactttttttctttttttatattccgctggaagctgctcagggtggctggggaaacctagccagatttttttttggggggggggggataaataataaaattattgttaaactaaacaggaaacaaaaagaaaaagttttaagAATCGGGACTCATAGCTGGTATTGCTTCTAAATTTATTgccatttgtgtttttttaattggaaaccACCTCAGCTTTTGTTATCACAAAGAAGAGTGTGTGGGATGTGTATAATTTTTGAGATAAATAAGCGTCTGGGCTTAACACAGGCACAGACAAAACACTGTCTTAGTATATATATCAGAGAAGCCACAACTGGGCTGAGCCCTGAGCCAGGGTCACAAACGGCAACACCTCATATTTTCCACCTGTGCGCTCTCTTATTAAAAGGCAACAACCCATAAATACAGAGTGTAGGGAAAGTAAGGAGAATAAAACACAACAGACAGACATATACAGataacaaaattcagaaaagaaaGCGGCCTCTGGAGACCGACTGAATGTAGTAAGAGGATTTCCGCAGATATTTGGGGAGACCCCAAATTACCTCACAGCGGCGTATAAACCTCCCCACGCCCTCCTACCGGGCTGCTACTCCGCAGCGAAGACACCCCCCAGACTTTTTACAAACCTGCCGCCATCCTTCCTGCTCCCAGCGCCACAGGCTGGACAATGCCGGCCGCGATGCttgttgggagttgcagttcctGGCGGCCGTGGTCCTCGCTTTTGAGGGAAAAGCCGGCCCACTATCGACTGCGTTTCCCATGAAGCACTGCAAAAAAGAGGACGTTACAATAGGCGTCGTTAGTAAATACTGCGCTTGACTTTCCAAACCAGCGGCAGTTATAGGGTGGGGTCGCTCTGTTTCTGAGGAGGCGAGGAGTAGCGCTGGGGCGTCGGGGCTCCATTGGTTCCTGCTCGAGAAACCTATATTATTGTTCCTTTTAAAAGGCCTTTCTTCAtttattaaagaagaaaaacacgCACACTCAGGATaaataaaatgtcaaaacaaagaTACGTCAATGGTTAAGAATCACAATCCATTAAAAACCCCAAATAGTAAGGCTAATGACAGTGGTAGTAGTAACGCTATCATGAAAGAATTTTAAACGTAACCTTAAAATAAATTTCTGTGGTGATTGTGTAATGTTTGGGATATTTTCTAGCTGGTTCCCACTACTGTGCAATTCAATATTCGCTGccgcgcccccccccttttgtttttaaatagagaCCACATCTCCACCAAGCTGTAGTTGAGAGGAGGGTGTGGGCTAGCAACTAGGCTTGATCATCAATCATACTTATTCTGAGCAACCTTCAGGAATGTGAATTAacacccagtaaaaaaaaaacaccctaaaaaTATAGAATAGGTGCTGAAAGATTCGGATCAATGGCACAAGCTTCCACAACAGCGGGCACAGAGAGAGGGTAGGGCAACAACCCCCTCTCCGGGGCCTTTATATAGGGGTCCCCACATACTGGATCGTAATATCTGAGGTTACTAGTGCAACAAACCagattgtgcctggaaacattcCCCTAGTCTCCACCCTTTGCCCACTCAGAATCCTGTTTCTCTTCATTAATTGCCAAAGTAAATAAACGAGTGAAAAATGTCCTAACCGTTCCTAGCATGAGTGTAAGGTGTGCACTTAATTTAGAATAAGCTCTAGCAAACATTAGGTACTAGCGGGGAGTGCCCAGCATTGCCCGGGAAGTCGACggaccaaaaaagaaaataatgtatAGTGCAATTTGTGAAATTGTGGGCTGGCtgtgcatccatccatccatccatccatactaACTCAGTATTCCAGCCTGACCTGAAGAGCATCTGACCTAGCCCTAAATAAATTCTGTTGGGAGGGGAGCTACTATTTAATAATTAGGGTTaatttggtctgccatcttggtGCAAAATGGCACAATGTCAGGGAAGGACTGGAtgaagaagagtggtgggagctgcCCACCATGGCTTAGATCCTGGATTGTGGTGTAAGACACTGCAGTGGTAGTAACGTTATCATGAAAGAAGGGATGAGCTGAGCTCAGCTGCGATGTGCTATAGGCAGAGTGTTTGAGCGATCTGGCTGCGATGTGAGCGATCTGGAGGGATCAGTATGTTACGGAGTCAGACAGAGAGGAGTCAGAAGTTGCCCCTGCTACCCAGAAAAGGTGTAGAGCTTGGCTGGCAGCAAGATGACAGTGTAGGCTGGTAGCTCTCTAGCCGGAATGGGAAAATCACTCCTGAAGGTTGTACTTTAGGAGTGCTGCAGGGTTCAAGACTTTATTTTTGAGCAGACTATGCAGTCAGGGCTGAGCAGTCCCAAGGACAATATTCAACACTATTTTGTACACATGGTGAACATTATTAAAAAAAGGTAGGATGCATATGTACTTTTTCTATTccgttgctttgttgttgttgttgttgttcagtcgttcagtcgtgtccgactcttcgtgaccccatggaccagagcacgccaggcacgcctatccttcactgcctctcgcagtttggccaaactcatgttcgtagcttcgagaacactgtccaaccatctcatcctctgtcgtccccttctccttgtgccctccatcttccccaacatcagggtcttttccagggagtcttctcttctcatgaggtggccaaagtactggagcctcaacttcaggatctgtccttctagtgagcactcagggctgatttctttgagaatggataggtttgatcttcttgcagtccatgggactctcaagagtctcctccagcaccataattcaaaagcatcaattcttcggcgatcagccttcttgatggtccagctctcacttccgtacattactactgggaaaaccatagctttaactatacggacctttgttggcaaggtgatgtctttgctttttaagatgctgtctaggtttctcgttgcttttctcccaagaagcaggcatcttctaatttcgtgactgctgtcaccatctgcagtgatcatggaacccaagaaagtgaaatctctcactgcctccatttcttccccttctatttgccaggaggtgatgggaccagtggccatgatcttagtttttttgatgttgagcttcagaccatattttgcgctctcctctttcaccctcattaaaaggttctttaattcctcctcactttctgccatcaaggtagtatcatcagcatatctgaggttgttgatattttttccggcaatcttaattccggtttgggattcatccagtccagcctttcgcatgatgaattctgcatataagttaaataagcagggggacaatatacagccttgtcgtactcctttcccaattttgaaccaatcagttgttccatatccagttctaactgtagcttcttgtcccacgtagagatttctcaggagacaaatgaggtgatccggcactcccatttctttgagaacttgccatagtttgctgtggtcgacacagtcaaatgcttttgcgtagtcaatgaagcagaagtagatgtttttctggaactctctagctttctccataatccagcgcatgtttgcaatttggtctctggttccccttcgaaatccagcttgcacttctggaagttcttggtccacatactgcttaagcctgccttgtagaattttaagcataaccttgctagcgcgtgaaatgagtgcaattgtgcggtagttggagcattctttggcactgcccttctttgggattgggatgtagactgatcttctccaatcctctggccactgctgagttttccaaacttgctggcatattgagtgtagcaccttaacagcatcatcttttaaaattttaaatagttcagctggaatatcatcacttccactggccttgttgttagcaaggctttctaaggcccatttgacttcactctccaggatgtctggctcaaggtcagcaaccacattacctggggtgtatgagacctccatatctttctggtataattcctctgtgtattcttgccacctcttcttgatgtcttctgcttctgttaggtcctttccacttttgtccttaattgtggtaatctttgtacgaaatcttcctttcatatctccaattttcttgaacaaatctctggtttttcccattctgttattttcctctatttctttgcattgctcgtttagaaaggccctcttgtctctccttgctattctttggaaatctgcattcaatttcctgtatctttcacgatctccctcgcattttgcttgccttctctccccccgctattagtaaggcctcattggacagccactttgctttcttgcatttttttttcattgggatggttttcgttgctgtctcctgtataatgttacgagcctccatccacagttcttcaggcactctatccaccaaatctagatccttaaacctgttcttcacttcaactgtgtattcataaggaatttgatttagattgtatcttactggcccagtgggttttcctactttcttcagtttaagctggaattttgctataagaagctggtgatctgagccacagtcagctccaggtcttgtttttgctgagtgtatagagcttctccatctttggctgcagagaatataatcaatctgattttgatgttgcccatctggtgatgtccatgtgtagagtcatctcttgtgttgttggaaaagagtgtttgtgatgaccagcttgttctcttgacagaactctattagcctttgccctgcttcattttgaactccaaggccaaacttgccagttgttccttttatctcttgactccctactttagcattccaatcccctataatgagaagaacatccttctttggtgtcatttctataaggtgttgtaagtcttcatagaattgatcaatttcagtttcttcagcactggtagttggtgcataaacttggattactgtgatgttaaaaggtctgccttggattcgtattgagatcattctatcatttttgaaattgcatcccagtacagctttcgccattcttttgttgactatgagggccactccatttcttttacgggattcctgcccacagtagtagctatggtagtcatccgaactgaattcgcccattcctgtccattttagttcacttatgcctaggatgtcaatgtttattcttgccatctcattttttaccacatccagctttccaaggttcatggttcttacattccaggttcctatgcaatacttttctttacagcattggactttcctttcgcttccaggcatatccgcaactgagtgtcctttcggctttggcccagccgcttcatcagctctggatctacttgtacttgtcctccgctcttccccagtagcatgttggacgccttccgacctgaggggctcatcttccagcgtcatatcttttatatgcctgttgtctttgtccatggagttttcttggcagggatactggagtggcttgccagttcctactccaggtggatcatgtttggtccaaactctccactatgacctgtccatcttgatctgtccatagcttccctgagtaattcaagccccttcgccacgacaaggcagtgatccatgaaggggattccGTTGCTAGTATGTGATAATTCAATTAGTGCTTAAATGTATGCAAAGTGTCCTTTTCACAGCAGCATTAATAGGATATAACAAAAGCATATGAGCATTACCGAAATGACCCTGACAACTGATCATATAATCACTATCCATCTGGTGGTCTTTCCAAGTCCTCAAAATCATATGGCAAAGCAAAAACTGTTaagtctataaggtgctactagactttTTCTAACTTTTCTTCCTGCAGCCCTGTCACCCAGCCACTTCCCATAAGCCTTTTCCTTCCTATGTCATTCTATTCCATTTTTATATTCCAAGCTCCACCCCCATTCCACAGGGGAATCTATTTACTGTTGCTATGTTCAGAATCCTCTGCCTATTTGAAATTGCATACAGGCTCTCTCCCATCTATCTGCTAACCTGTCAAAGGGCTTCCCTTTCAGAGATGAGATGCCAAATTTGATGCTTCATGGTTCCTGCTCCATCTTTCTGGGAAGATGACTGGTACTGTGGCATGGCTACTTGTGATGCTTTTAAATAATCTCCTGAGTGAGACTGGTGGCCAGACACCACCACAGGGCTTTAGGTATGCCTCTTATGAGGTGACCATACCAAGGAAACTAGACTTCCGATATGGACAACAGGAAATCCAGGATGTCAGCTACCTACTGCAGATTGAGGGGAAGAGCCAGGTGGTGCATCTCAGGCAGAAGAGTGGCATTGTTCCTAAACACTTTCCCATCTTCACGTACAATGAGGGGAACCTCCAGGTTGACTATCCTTTCATCAGGGACGATTGTTTCTACAGTGGCTTCATACAGGGTAATCCTAACTCTTCAGCCACCATCACCACTTGCTCAGGAGGACTCAAGGGCGTGTTCCAATTAGAAAACAAGACGTATGAAATTCAGCCCGCCCTGGCATCTGCCACCTTTCAACATGTGGTGTATCAGCTGAGTGTGGACAAAGATGTCATGCGCATGAGGTGCGGGTTGACGGAGAAAGAGCAAAGTCTTCAAGAGGCCATGATCCGGGAGGCAGAGCATGTCGTAGTGCAAAGTGCTCCAGCGGGACGCTGGTGGCCACACAAAAGATACGCAAAGGTGGCAGTTGTGGTGACAAATGAACAGTATGTTaagtttaataaaaacaaaactgataCTGCTTTGACTGTTTTCTACGTCATCCATACTGCAAATGAATTCTACGAGCCACTTGGTCTTCAGATCTCTCTCGTGGGGCTTGAGATATGGTCAGAAAAGAACCTAATAACAATTAGTGACAACATTGGGGCAGTACTTTATGCTTTTAATACATGGAGACGGGACACGTTACTTAAACGTTTAAAGAATGATGTTGCTCACTTATTTACGCACAAGCATTTTGGAACTAATCTTGGAATGGCTTATGTGAACACTATTTGTACTTCCAGTTGGGCATCCGTTGTCCAAACATTAATGTCTGTAGATTTGAACTTACTTTCTGTGTCATTTGCCCATGAATTAGGCCATACTCTTGGTATGACACATGATGCAGCAGATTGTAAATGTGATAGGCGTCTCTGCATTATGCATGCTACTGCGGCAAACACTGATAAGTTTAGCAATTGCAGTTATGGAGAGTATTACACAAATAGGAACAAGGCTTGCTTGTTAATTCCTCCAGACCCTGATCAAATATACAAATTTGAAATCTGTGGGAACAAAGTAGTGGAAAAAGGAGAGCAATGTGATTGTGGTACCAATTCTCAGTGTGAGTTGGATCCCTGCTGCCAGCCTAATTGCATGTTGCGTCCAGGTGCCAGTTGTGCTTTTGGAGAGTGTTGTGCCAAGTGTCAGTACCGTTCAGCTGGATACACTTGCAGAAGGAATACCAGTGTCTGTGATCTTGCAGAGTACTGCAGTGGGACTTCAGAGGGGTGTCCTGAGGATGTTTACGTGCAAGATGGTGCCCCATGCAGTGATGGTGCCTATTGCTATCATGGTCATTGTACTACTCACAATACGCAGTGCAAAGCGATCTTTGGCAAGGAAGCAACAGTTGCTGCAGAGAGTTGTTTCAGAATACTGAATGCTCAAGGCGATCGCTTTGGCAACTGTGGTTTTATGCATGGTACTTATGTGAAATGTAATGCTGAGAATACTCTGTGTGGCCGAATCCAGTGTGATAATATTCGTGGATTACCTCCTTTGGCAGAACA of the Lacerta agilis isolate rLacAgi1 chromosome 4, rLacAgi1.pri, whole genome shotgun sequence genome contains:
- the LOC117045076 gene encoding disintegrin and metalloproteinase domain-containing protein 20-like, which encodes MTGTVAWLLVMLLNNLLSETGGQTPPQGFRYASYEVTIPRKLDFRYGQQEIQDVSYLLQIEGKSQVVHLRQKSGIVPKHFPIFTYNEGNLQVDYPFIRDDCFYSGFIQGNPNSSATITTCSGGLKGVFQLENKTYEIQPALASATFQHVVYQLSVDKDVMRMRCGLTEKEQSLQEAMIREAEHVVVQSAPAGRWWPHKRYAKVAVVVTNEQYVKFNKNKTDTALTVFYVIHTANEFYEPLGLQISLVGLEIWSEKNLITISDNIGAVLYAFNTWRRDTLLKRLKNDVAHLFTHKHFGTNLGMAYVNTICTSSWASVVQTLMSVDLNLLSVSFAHELGHTLGMTHDAADCKCDRRLCIMHATAANTDKFSNCSYGEYYTNRNKACLLIPPDPDQIYKFEICGNKVVEKGEQCDCGTNSQCELDPCCQPNCMLRPGASCAFGECCAKCQYRSAGYTCRRNTSVCDLAEYCSGTSEGCPEDVYVQDGAPCSDGAYCYHGHCTTHNTQCKAIFGKEATVAAESCFRILNAQGDRFGNCGFMHGTYVKCNAENTLCGRIQCDNIRGLPPLAEHSTLIQTFVGDTKCWSTDFHKGLGLGDIGAVQDGTPCGMGMMCIDSECKNVSLLKYDCDVTKCNNRGICNNHKNCHCNYGWAPPDCLKQGYGGSLESGPTAKDWSGIVMGTFVGSVLFVSVVTLGVSMALYYRVVLRQQLRRISARIDIGGETSTDHKSEEGL